The following coding sequences are from one Bacteroidales bacterium window:
- a CDS encoding sigma-70 family RNA polymerase sigma factor codes for MDSYLSKAIDGDREALNYLLDQHKDLAFSIALKLVGNETDAEDIVQEAFIKVLTSIGRFREESKFSTWLYRIVYNESLRRLNEKSRESLHLDRDNGVPLKFVPLDEDAFEKISREEEQKLVNEAMEKLNPNEHLVLSLFYSGEKSINEIIGITGFTKSNVRVLMHRGRKHLYDIINQYKHA; via the coding sequence ATGGATAGCTACCTGTCAAAAGCCATAGACGGAGACCGGGAGGCACTGAATTATCTCCTTGATCAGCACAAGGACCTGGCTTTTTCCATTGCCTTGAAGCTTGTGGGGAATGAAACCGATGCGGAGGACATTGTGCAGGAGGCTTTCATTAAGGTGTTGACATCCATCGGGCGTTTTCGGGAGGAGTCAAAATTCTCCACCTGGCTCTACCGGATTGTTTACAATGAATCGCTAAGGCGACTCAATGAAAAAAGCCGGGAATCCCTACATCTGGATCGGGATAATGGCGTACCATTAAAATTCGTTCCTTTGGATGAAGATGCATTCGAAAAGATTTCACGAGAGGAGGAGCAGAAGCTGGTGAATGAGGCGATGGAAAAGCTGAATCCCAATGAGCATCTGGTATTGTCGCTGTTTTATTCCGGCGAAAAGAGCATTAATGAAATAATCGGTATTACAGGCTTTACGAAGTCCAATGTCAGGGTGCTGATGCATCGCGGAAGGAAGCATCTTTATGATATTATCAATCAATATAAACACGCTTAA